The following are encoded together in the Malaya genurostris strain Urasoe2022 chromosome 3, Malgen_1.1, whole genome shotgun sequence genome:
- the LOC131437667 gene encoding ATP synthase membrane subunit K, mitochondrial, with product MAGGDHVDDAHLKGLSKIFNSETARGRANVAKATYAGIGLLILYFTLKPSKK from the exons ATGGCTGGTGGTGATCACGTTGACGATGCTCATCTGAAGGGATTGTCCAAAATCTTCAACAGCGAGACCGCGAGGGGACGAGCTAAC GTCGCCAAAGCTACCTACGCTGGAATTGGTTTGCTGATTCTGTACTTTACATTAAAACCTTCTAAGAAGTGA
- the LOC131437666 gene encoding high mobility group protein 20A, whose product MDKSTENENSPNAKQNKNGNGKERSKFSDPPPQQAPQKPVPKRKRNKRAKDANAPKHPLTGYVRYVNENRDLFRFKNPTLTSVEITKLLAEEWGTLTEEVKRPFLEAAEADRERYHREVSEYKQQNNNESVTNNSKKLKLNDDDSDTTGAYLNGKDDKREIRVGDYEIPIFTDDFLEHNKVIDSELRMLRKSNIDYEQQNSVLEKHVENMDNGIQKLENETNSLKNRNLILKNHLDKLRSVLASALAALPIGNEKKGATVDNIDKYMSELHQMAKSSTHGHTLNKAKDIIRKLDLQNLAA is encoded by the exons ATGGACAAAtctacagaaaatgaaaatagtcCAAATGCAAAACAGAATAAAAACGGTAATGGTAAGGAACGGTCCAAATTTTCTGATCCTCCGCCACAACAGGCACCACAAAAACCTGTCCCCAAGCGTAAACGGAATAAACGTGCCAAGGATGCGAACGCTCCTAAACATCCCTTGACAG GGTACGTTCGTTACGTTAACGAAAATCGAGATTTGTTCCGGTTTAAAAATCCGACATTAACatctgttgaaataacaaaattactGGCAGAAGAATGGGGTACACTAACGGAAGAAGTAAAACGGCCGTTTCTGGAAGCTGCTGAAGCCGACAGAGAACGTTATCACCGAGAGGTTTCGGAGTACAAGCAACAGAATAACAATGAATCtgtcaccaacaacagcaaaaaattgaaactcaATGATGACGATTCTGATACGACCGGTGCCTATCTAAATGGAAAAGACGACAAGCGGGAAATTCGAGTGGGAGATTATGAAATACCGATTTTTactgatgattttttggaacatAACAAAGTCATTGATTCTGAACTTAGGATGCTTCGGAAATCCAATATAGACTATGAACAGCAGAATTCGGTACTCGAAAAGCATGTTGAgaatatggacaatggaatacAGAAACTGGAGAACGAAACAAATAGTCTAAAGAATCGAAATTTGATACTGAAAAATCATCTTGATAAATTAAGATCGGTGCTGGCGTCAGCACTAGCTGCGCTACCGATTGGAAATGAAAAGAAGGGGGCCACTGTTGACAACATCGACAAGTACATGTCTGAATTGCaccagatggccaaatcgagtaCTCATGGTCACACACTGAATAAAGCAAAGGACATAATTCGTAAGCTGGATTTACAAAACCTGGCAGCGTAA